Genomic window (Chitinophaga parva):
CTCTTCCGTGTGTCCGATGCCAGGAGCCGTTCCATCAGCCCGGAGAACTTCAATGGGGCGAAAGGCGGTGGCGCCATGGCTACCACAGGCACCGGCGCCAATGCATCCCGGGAACTGGGTAAAGGCTGGAAAGTAAGCCCCAGCGTAGTGATCAAGGCACATACCACCTTCACTGTTGCCGAAATAGACGGCCCCGGTTCTATACAGCATATCTGGATGACACCTACCGGTAACTGGCGCTTTTCTATTTTCCGCTTTTACTGGGATGATGAAACTACGCCCTCTGTAGAAGTGCCGGTAGGCGACTTCTTTGGCATGGGGTGGAATAAATATGCGTCCCTGCAATCTGCGGCAGTGTGCGTAAACCCCGGCAGCGCGTTTAACTGCTACTGGCCAATGCCATTCCGTAAGAAGTGCCGCATTACCATGGAAAATATAGACGATCATGACATGGTGCTGTATTACCAGGTAGACTACCTGCTTACCAAAGTGCCGGATGATGCGGCTTATTTCCACGCACAGTTCCGCCGCGTAAATCCATTGCCCTACAAACAGAACTATGTGCTGGTGGACAGTATACAGGGCAAAGGCCAATACGTAGGCACTTACATGGCTTATGGCTCACATAAGAACGGCTGGTGGGGAGAAGGAGAGATCAAATTCTATATGGATGGCGATACGGAATATCCCACCATTTGCGGTACCGGCACGGAAGATTATTTCTGCGGCTCGTACGATTTTGATACACATACCACCAATGACGCTGGCGTTACAACATCAAATTACACAACTTACTCCAACGCCTATACGGGATTGCCGCAGGTGATCAAGGGCGATGGACATTACAACGTAGCACAGCGTTTTGGTTTGTACCGCTGGCATATCACCGATCCGATACGTTTTGAAAAGAGCCTGAAGGTAACCATCCAGGACCTGGGATGGCGCTCCGAAGGCCGTTACCTGCCCTTGCAGGATGATATTGCCACCACCGTATTCTGGTACCAGCAGGGGCCACACGGGCCGTTTCCAAAGCTGCCTTCCAAAGATGAACTGGAGATCAACTAGCCACGTTTTCAGCATACCGCCCCGGCATTGTACGATAGCAATATAAGTAGCATATAAGACAGGACTTATCAGCAGGTCCGCCGCGTCCACGGGCGGCGGGCACCCGGCAAACAGGATAATGCCATGGGCAACGTATGCCCGGCCTCCACGCAGTACTGTTCAATCCACGCCATAAGCATTCATCATGAAACCAATTGCGCTTGTTTTTTTAATTGCCACTTTTATGGAAACTACTTCCTGCCATGAGCAGCCACATGCCGCACAACAAGCCGGTGCGGCCACCGATACCAGTTATACAAAAGGCACTTTTGGATACGACCTGCTTTTCCTGCAAAAGAAAGATCCCGGCCTGGTGGTCCTGCAACAGGGCGACGCGCAATTGCTCGTATCGCCCAGGTACCAGGCGAAAGTTTTTACCTCTACTGCTGCGGGCAGCCAGGGACAAAGCTTTGGCTGGATCCACTATCAGGCGTTTGATGGACCGGAAGACGCACATATGAATGGCTATGGCGGCGAAAACCGCATCTGGCTTGGGCCGGAAGGCGGCCGCTTTTCCCTGTTCTTTGCCAAAGGCGCCAAAATGGAATTTGACAACTGGCATACACCCAAAGCATTTGATACCGAGGCGTGGCAGTTGGTTGCACAAAAAGCAGACAGTGTGGTGATGGAGAAGAGCATGCAGCTGACCAATTATGCCGGTCATGCATTTTCACTGTCTGTGCGCCGCCTGGTAAAACTGCTGGATAACAGCGGCATTGACAATGCCCTTCACCTGGTACGCGATAGCTCCGTGAAAGCCGTAGGTTATTACACGGAAAACAGCATGACCAACACTGGCACAGAAACCTGGACGGCCACTACCGGCATGCCCTGCATCTGGATGCTGGACATGTTCAATCCTTCACCCGCTACCACCATCGTGATACCTTATAAGGCCGGCAAGCCAAAACCAGCTACTACAGACTATTTCGGGGAAATACCTGCGGACCGTATCCGCTACCACGATGACAAGGTTCTGTTCTTCAAGGCAGACGGTAAGTCGCGGGGTAAGCTGGGCATACATCCCAGCCGCGTACAACCGGTGGCCGGCAGTTATGATGCCTCCCACCAGGTGCTGACCATCATCCTTTTTGATACGGACCCGCTGGGCCGCTACCTGAACCAGGAATGGAGCACCGGTAAGGAGCCTTTCAGCGGTGATGCCATGAATGCCTATAACGATGGCCCGCTGGCCGATGGCAGCCAGATGGGACCCTTTTATGAATTGGAAAGCGTATCGCCCGCGGCCTTCCTGCCGCCCGGCCACACGCATACCCATCGCCACAGCGTATTTCATTTCACCGGTAATGTAGCGGGATTAGACAGGATCAGCCAACAGGTACTGGGCGTAAAACTGGAAACGGTACAACAAGCATTTTAAAAAAAAATCAACTGATTGATATGAGCAATACACAGTATCCCCGGATCGGGATCAGACCGGTTATTGATGGCAGATTGGGCGGCGTCCGCGAATCCCTGGAAGCCGTAACCATGCAGATGGCAAAGAATGTAGCTGCTTTATACACCACACACTTACGCTACCCGGATGGCAGCCCCGTACAATGCGTGATTGGTGATACCTGCATTGGTGGCGTGAAAGAAGCCGCAGACTGTGCACGGCAATTTGAAAACAACGGCGTGGGGGTGTCCCTGTCTGTAACACCCTGCTGGTGTTACGGGATGGAGACAATGGACATGCACCCGTACTGGCCAAAGGCTATCTGGGGCTTCAACGGAACGGAAAGACCGGGTGCTGTATACCTCGCGGCTACGCTGGCCGCGCATGCGCAAATGGGGCTGCCTGCATTTGGCATCTACGGCCGTGATGTACAGGACCTGGGAGATGAGGCGATCCCTGAGGATGTGACGGATAAGCTGCTGCGCTTTGCCCGTGCGGGAATGGCCGTGGCATTGATGCGTGGCAAGTCTTACCTCGCCATCGGCACCGTGTCCATGGGCATTGCCGGCTCCATGGTGAACAGTGATTTCTTCCAGCGCTACCTGGGTATGCGCAATGAATGGGTGGATACTTCCGAGATCTTACGGCGCATTGAAAAAAAGATCTACGATGAAAACGAGTTTGAAAAAGCACTCGCCTGGACGCGCAGTAACTGTAAGGAAGGCAGCGATTTCAATCCTGTTGAAAAACAGTTCAGCCGCGCGGAGAAGGATGATCACTGGGAAACTGTAGTGAAGATGACGCTCATTTTCCGCGACCTGATGACCGGCAATGCGGCCCTGAAAGCCAAAGGCTTCGGGGAAGAAGCGATGGGCCACAATGCCCTGCTGGCGGGATTCCAGGGGCAACGGCAGTGGACGGATTTCCTGCCCAACGGGGACTTTCCGGAAGCGATCCTCAATTCTTCTTTTGACTGGAACGGTATCCGCGCACCTTACATGATGGCCACGGAAAATGATGCGATGAATGGGGTGTCCATGTTGTTCGGCTACCTGCTCACGCATACCGCGCAGATCTTTGCAGACGTGCGCACTTATTGGAGCCCTGATGCCGTGCAGCGGGTTACGGGCTGGCAGCCGGATGGCACGGCCGCGGGCGGCTTCATTCACCTCATTAATTCCGGCTCGGCCACACTGGATGGTACCGGCCGTCTGCAACAGGATGGCCAGCCTGTCATGAAACCGTTCTGGGAAATACAGGAAGCGGAAGTGAAAGACTGCCTGGCGCATACCACCTGGTACCCTGCAAACAATGGTTACTTCCGGGGCGGCGGTTACTCTTCGCAATTCGTGACCCGCGGTGGTATGCCTGTGACCATGTGCCGGCTGAACCTCGTAAAGGGCCTGGGCCCTGTGCTGCAGATTGCGGAAGGCCACACGGTAGACCTGCCGGATCATGTGCACCGCACGCTGGATGAGCGTACGGACCGTACCTGGCCCACCACCTGGTTTGTGCCCCGCCTTACGGGACAGGGCGCTTTCCGTGACGTATACACGGTGATGGCTAACTGGGGCGCTAACCATGGAGCGATCAGCTATGGCCATGTAGGACATGAATTAATTACCCTGGCTGCGCTGCTGCGTATCCCGGTGAACATGCATAACGTGGAAGAACAGCGCATCTTCCGGCCGGCGGCATGGGCCTCTTTTGGTACCACCGCCGCAGAAGGCGCTGACTACAGGGCCTGCGATACATATGGCCCCTTGTACAAATAAACTTCTTCATCCATTTCATTATATCAATCATTCATGCCATGAAAAGATCGATACAACCATCGCTTTTCCGCGGTGAAGACGGCACCAGCTACCTGCGGCCTTTCGCCCTGGTGGCCAGCTTGTTCCTGTTGTGGGGGTTTGCACACGGGCTGCTGGACGTGCTGGACAAACATTTCCAGAATACCCTGCATGTATCCAAAATGCAATCAGGTTTCGTGCAGTTTTCGCTTTACATCGGGTACCTGGTAATGGCTGCCCCGGCGGGCCTGTTCATGAAAAAATATGGATATAAAAAAGGTATCCTTTTAGGGCTGGGACTTTTTGCACTGGGTGCTTTCCTGTTTTATCCCGCCGCTAAACTGGCCGCCTTCCTGCCTTTCCTTACGGCCTTGTTCGTGATCGCCTGCGGGCTTTCTTGCCTGGAAACCGCCGCTAATCCTTATGCCACCGTGCTGGGTGCACCCGGTGGTGCGGCACGGCGCATCAACATTGCGCAGTCGTTCAATGGCCTGGGATGGATACTGGGCCCGCTCATTGGTGGATTGGTCATTTTTGGCGCGGAGCAAAAAGGCGGCGCTAACAAGTTCAGTTCACTCATCCCGCCTTACATGTGTGTGGGCGTTATCGTGATCTGTGTGGCGCTGGTCTTTGTTTTTACAAAGCTGCCGGTGATCCGGGAAGACAATGAAGAAGGCATTGCGGCCAATGCACCTGCGAAGGAATTGCTGAAGCATCCTGCTTTTGTACTGGCGGTGGTAGCCCAGTTCCTGTATGTAGCGGCACAGACAGGCTTCAATTCATTTTTTATCAATTACGTAACGGAAACCATGACCGGCGTGCAGGAAGTGGTAGCCCGCCAGATGGCGCACCTGGGCTATTTCGGGGAGGTGTTCATGCCGCACAATGCAGAGCAGGCAGCCTCCCTCATCCTGGCCCTGGGTGGAATGGGCGCGTTCTGGATAGGCCGCCTTACCGGCGCCTGGATCATGAAGTTCATGGCGCCTGAAAAACTGCTGGGGCTATATGCGCTGATCAATACCGTGCTTACCGGTATGGTGGTAGCAGAACTGGGATGGACCAGCGTAATTGCACTATTCTCCACTTACTTCTTCATGTCGGTGATGTTCCCTACCATTTTTGCACTGGGCATCCGTGGTATGGGGCCACTTACCAAACGTGCGGCATCTTTCCTGGTAATGGCCGTAGCCGGAGGTGCATTCTGCCCGCCGTTGATGGGCGCCCTGGCAGATGCACACGGTATGCGCATCGCTTTCCTGGTGCCGCTTTGCTGCTTTGCCTTCATTTGCTTTTATGCAAAAGTAGGATCGCGCATCCGGTCTAAACACCAACCCATGGCCATCGACAAACTGCCGGTGGTCCTTTAACCCAATAAAAGAACGTGTTATCCATCCCGCATGACCACGAATGAAACATATTTGATAGGACTGGATTTTGGTACTGATTCTGTGCGCGCCCTGCTGGTGCGCGGCAGTGACGGCGCTGAAGCAGCAACAGCGGTATTTGCTTACCCGCGCTGGCGCGATGGGCTGTATTGCCATGCGGCGGCCCAGCAATTCCGGCAACATCCGCTGGACCACCTGGAGGGCCTGGAATACGTGATACGTGCCTGCCTGCAACAGGCCGGGCCCGCCGTGGCGGCACAGGTAAAAGCCATTGGCCTGGGCGCCACCGGCTCATCACCACTGCCGGTAAACCGCGAAGGCACCCCACTGGCCCTGCTGCCAGCCTTTGCGGACAATCCCAATGCCATGGTAGTGTTATGGAAAGACCATACAGCTATCCGGGAAGCTGCAGAGATCAATGCCCATGCTGCACGTACCGGCACGCCTTACCTGCAATATGCGGGTGGCATTTACTCCAGCGAATGGTTCTGGGCCAAATTGCTGCACGTGCTGCGCGATGATGCCGCGGTGCGGGAGCAAACCTGGAGCTGGGTGGAGCATTGCGACTGGCTGCCATTTGTGCTCACTGGTGGCAATGATGTTTCTCAAATGAAAAGGAGTGTATGCGCTGCCGGTCATAAAGCCCTGTGGGCGGCCGATTGGGGCGGTTTGCCACCGGCTGCCTTTTGGGAAAGCCTGGATCCTTTACTGGAAGGATTTTCCAGCCGCCTTTATACGAACACCTGTACAGCCGACCAGCCGGCGGGGACTTTAAGCCCGGCCTGGGCCGCAAAGCTGGGGCTTCCTGAAAGTGTGATCGTGACCACAGGTGCGCTGGATGCGCATGTGGGCGCTGTGGGCGGGCAAATTGAACCTTATTTCCTGAGCAAAGTAATGGGCACTTCCACCTGTGATATGCTGGTGGCGCCTGCCGCTGCATTAGGCCAGAAAAAGATCAGTGGTATTTGCGGCCAGGTACCTGGCTCGGTGATACCTGGCCTTGTTGGGATGGAAGCTGGCCAGTCGGCCTTTGGCGATACCTATGCCTGGCTCCGTAACCTGCTGGCCTGGCCGCTGCAATGGCTTGGGGAAGATGGTGATGCCGCCGGGCAACAATTACGCGCGGAGCTCGCCGCGCGCATTTTACCGGAATTGAACCGGCAGGCGGCATTGCTGCCGGTACACGATGATGCGCCGCTGGCCCTGGACTGGCTGAACGGCCGCCGCACACCGGATGCAGATCCTTTACTGAAGGCCGCCATCACCGGCCTTACATTGGGTACAGATGCGGTAACCGTTTTCCGCACCCTGGCGGAAAGCACCTGCTTTGGTGCACGCAAGATCGTGGAGCGTTTTGCCACAGAAGGCGTGCCGGTAAAGGGTTTGATAGGCGTGGGAGGGATCGTGAAAAAATCGCCCTTTATCATGCAGCTGCTGGCCGATGTGCTGGAGATGCCCATCCGCGCGCATGCCGGGGAGCAGACCTGCGCGGCCGGTGCGGCCATGTTTGCCGCAACCGCCGCAGGACTTTATCCCAATGTAGAAGCGGCCATGCACGCCATGGGACAGGGTTTTGAGCGGACCTACCTACCAAACGGGGAGCGTGCGGCTGTATACCGCCGGCGCTATGCACAATATGAACGCCTTGGCTACCTGGCCACAGCTCTTTATTCAC
Coding sequences:
- a CDS encoding glycoside hydrolase family 172 protein is translated as MRSFFVSTLLLLSSCAFAQQGFNGIESNMQNLFRVSDARSRSISPENFNGAKGGGAMATTGTGANASRELGKGWKVSPSVVIKAHTTFTVAEIDGPGSIQHIWMTPTGNWRFSIFRFYWDDETTPSVEVPVGDFFGMGWNKYASLQSAAVCVNPGSAFNCYWPMPFRKKCRITMENIDDHDMVLYYQVDYLLTKVPDDAAYFHAQFRRVNPLPYKQNYVLVDSIQGKGQYVGTYMAYGSHKNGWWGEGEIKFYMDGDTEYPTICGTGTEDYFCGSYDFDTHTTNDAGVTTSNYTTYSNAYTGLPQVIKGDGHYNVAQRFGLYRWHITDPIRFEKSLKVTIQDLGWRSEGRYLPLQDDIATTVFWYQQGPHGPFPKLPSKDELEIN
- a CDS encoding DUF6786 family protein, which codes for METTSCHEQPHAAQQAGAATDTSYTKGTFGYDLLFLQKKDPGLVVLQQGDAQLLVSPRYQAKVFTSTAAGSQGQSFGWIHYQAFDGPEDAHMNGYGGENRIWLGPEGGRFSLFFAKGAKMEFDNWHTPKAFDTEAWQLVAQKADSVVMEKSMQLTNYAGHAFSLSVRRLVKLLDNSGIDNALHLVRDSSVKAVGYYTENSMTNTGTETWTATTGMPCIWMLDMFNPSPATTIVIPYKAGKPKPATTDYFGEIPADRIRYHDDKVLFFKADGKSRGKLGIHPSRVQPVAGSYDASHQVLTIILFDTDPLGRYLNQEWSTGKEPFSGDAMNAYNDGPLADGSQMGPFYELESVSPAAFLPPGHTHTHRHSVFHFTGNVAGLDRISQQVLGVKLETVQQAF
- a CDS encoding L-fucose isomerase, with the protein product MSNTQYPRIGIRPVIDGRLGGVRESLEAVTMQMAKNVAALYTTHLRYPDGSPVQCVIGDTCIGGVKEAADCARQFENNGVGVSLSVTPCWCYGMETMDMHPYWPKAIWGFNGTERPGAVYLAATLAAHAQMGLPAFGIYGRDVQDLGDEAIPEDVTDKLLRFARAGMAVALMRGKSYLAIGTVSMGIAGSMVNSDFFQRYLGMRNEWVDTSEILRRIEKKIYDENEFEKALAWTRSNCKEGSDFNPVEKQFSRAEKDDHWETVVKMTLIFRDLMTGNAALKAKGFGEEAMGHNALLAGFQGQRQWTDFLPNGDFPEAILNSSFDWNGIRAPYMMATENDAMNGVSMLFGYLLTHTAQIFADVRTYWSPDAVQRVTGWQPDGTAAGGFIHLINSGSATLDGTGRLQQDGQPVMKPFWEIQEAEVKDCLAHTTWYPANNGYFRGGGYSSQFVTRGGMPVTMCRLNLVKGLGPVLQIAEGHTVDLPDHVHRTLDERTDRTWPTTWFVPRLTGQGAFRDVYTVMANWGANHGAISYGHVGHELITLAALLRIPVNMHNVEEQRIFRPAAWASFGTTAAEGADYRACDTYGPLYK
- the fucP gene encoding L-fucose:H+ symporter permease, yielding MKRSIQPSLFRGEDGTSYLRPFALVASLFLLWGFAHGLLDVLDKHFQNTLHVSKMQSGFVQFSLYIGYLVMAAPAGLFMKKYGYKKGILLGLGLFALGAFLFYPAAKLAAFLPFLTALFVIACGLSCLETAANPYATVLGAPGGAARRINIAQSFNGLGWILGPLIGGLVIFGAEQKGGANKFSSLIPPYMCVGVIVICVALVFVFTKLPVIREDNEEGIAANAPAKELLKHPAFVLAVVAQFLYVAAQTGFNSFFINYVTETMTGVQEVVARQMAHLGYFGEVFMPHNAEQAASLILALGGMGAFWIGRLTGAWIMKFMAPEKLLGLYALINTVLTGMVVAELGWTSVIALFSTYFFMSVMFPTIFALGIRGMGPLTKRAASFLVMAVAGGAFCPPLMGALADAHGMRIAFLVPLCCFAFICFYAKVGSRIRSKHQPMAIDKLPVVL
- a CDS encoding ribulokinase, which translates into the protein MTTNETYLIGLDFGTDSVRALLVRGSDGAEAATAVFAYPRWRDGLYCHAAAQQFRQHPLDHLEGLEYVIRACLQQAGPAVAAQVKAIGLGATGSSPLPVNREGTPLALLPAFADNPNAMVVLWKDHTAIREAAEINAHAARTGTPYLQYAGGIYSSEWFWAKLLHVLRDDAAVREQTWSWVEHCDWLPFVLTGGNDVSQMKRSVCAAGHKALWAADWGGLPPAAFWESLDPLLEGFSSRLYTNTCTADQPAGTLSPAWAAKLGLPESVIVTTGALDAHVGAVGGQIEPYFLSKVMGTSTCDMLVAPAAALGQKKISGICGQVPGSVIPGLVGMEAGQSAFGDTYAWLRNLLAWPLQWLGEDGDAAGQQLRAELAARILPELNRQAALLPVHDDAPLALDWLNGRRTPDADPLLKAAITGLTLGTDAVTVFRTLAESTCFGARKIVERFATEGVPVKGLIGVGGIVKKSPFIMQLLADVLEMPIRAHAGEQTCAAGAAMFAATAAGLYPNVEAAMHAMGQGFERTYLPNGERAAVYRRRYAQYERLGYLATALYSPR